The following proteins are encoded in a genomic region of Streptococcus cristatus AS 1.3089:
- a CDS encoding class Ib ribonucleoside-diphosphate reductase assembly flavoprotein NrdI yields MIVVYDSVTGVGKRFAESLGYPTQSIKEKLEEPCILITRNAGAGKIPWSSKRFIKKHSSLIKGFVNNGDSVKHGRTFCGATALIIEKYGLPHICDIDRGGKEADIKLVQEYLAKL; encoded by the coding sequence ATGATTGTAGTTTACGATTCAGTAACGGGTGTTGGGAAGCGATTTGCAGAATCGCTGGGCTATCCGACACAAAGCATCAAGGAAAAGTTGGAAGAACCCTGCATTCTAATTACTAGAAATGCAGGTGCTGGGAAAATTCCCTGGTCAAGTAAACGCTTCATCAAGAAACACTCAAGCCTGATTAAAGGTTTTGTCAATAATGGAGATTCGGTTAAGCATGGTCGGACCTTCTGCGGGGCGACAGCTTTGATTATCGAAAAATATGGGCTGCCGCATATCTGCGATATTGACCGAGGTGGCAAGGAAGCGGACATCAAACTTGTGCAGGAATACTTGGCTAAACTCTAA
- a CDS encoding TetR/AcrR family transcriptional regulator, with amino-acid sequence MDKKAELLAEARQVFAEKGYKKTNISDITKRAGMAVGSFYKYYDSKEAIFLEVYVAENNRIREETMQRVDWQGEPEAVVEQLFAVTFELISPNKILAEWSKPGISQILHDYYNQDAGRAANAFHQFLIQTFSQRLQEKGFSQEEVAQIMKAYDLIYYIDMHVTEQDFPGYFESIETLVKYFLKGIFAK; translated from the coding sequence ATGGACAAAAAAGCTGAATTATTGGCTGAGGCTAGGCAGGTGTTTGCTGAGAAAGGCTATAAAAAGACGAATATTTCGGATATTACCAAGCGTGCCGGCATGGCTGTTGGCTCCTTTTATAAGTATTATGACTCCAAAGAAGCTATTTTTTTAGAGGTTTATGTAGCTGAGAATAACCGCATACGTGAGGAAACCATGCAGCGCGTGGATTGGCAAGGTGAACCTGAGGCAGTCGTTGAACAGCTCTTTGCAGTCACCTTTGAGTTGATTTCGCCTAATAAAATTTTGGCTGAGTGGAGCAAGCCGGGCATTTCTCAGATCTTGCACGACTACTATAATCAAGATGCTGGTCGCGCGGCCAATGCCTTTCATCAGTTTTTGATTCAGACTTTCAGCCAGCGCTTGCAAGAGAAGGGCTTTTCTCAAGAGGAAGTCGCCCAAATCATGAAGGCTTACGATTTGATCTACTACATTGACATGCATGTGACAGAGCAGGATTTTCCAGGCTATTTTGAGAGTATCGAAACCTTGGTGAAATATTTTTTAAAGGGAATTTTTGCTAAATAA
- a CDS encoding DUF3021 domain-containing protein produces MTFKKILIGMQDGLRTGSLVFLLVGLFSGKTFSLTPSSILSVLLVSALIGVASYIFDATDRFPFPFLLFCHFVVTATIVCLAMICNDWGSMLFGWFFWLNFILIYLLVWFLISVDSMIKTKKINEALKNRRKH; encoded by the coding sequence ATGACCTTTAAAAAAATTCTGATCGGTATGCAGGATGGTCTGAGAACGGGTAGTTTGGTCTTTCTGCTGGTAGGCCTGTTCTCAGGAAAAACATTTTCGTTGACTCCTAGCTCTATTCTCAGTGTCCTCCTTGTCAGCGCCTTAATCGGAGTAGCAAGCTATATTTTTGATGCGACAGATCGCTTTCCATTTCCTTTCCTACTTTTCTGCCACTTTGTAGTGACTGCAACTATCGTTTGTTTGGCCATGATCTGCAATGACTGGGGAAGTATGCTTTTCGGTTGGTTCTTCTGGCTAAACTTTATTTTGATTTACCTCTTGGTTTGGTTCCTTATCTCCGTTGATTCGATGATCAAAACCAAGAAAATCAACGAGGCCTTGAAAAATCGTAGAAAACACTAA
- a CDS encoding LytTR family DNA-binding domain-containing protein produces the protein MQTRFEEDAQISSQDPLVVVRADQLAGEAKVVLDYLENFKAGPSGVLPIKSDDKLVMLKTEDIILADINQTTLMIYSTEGVYTTIETLTRFQNRLNSRNFIQVSRHAVINIDHLESLSDSFSGNMTAKLTNQLKTDVSRRYVKLLMDYLGI, from the coding sequence TTGCAGACAAGATTTGAAGAAGATGCTCAGATTTCCTCCCAAGACCCGCTGGTGGTCGTGAGAGCGGATCAACTGGCTGGTGAGGCCAAGGTCGTCCTAGACTATCTGGAAAACTTCAAGGCTGGTCCAAGTGGTGTCCTGCCTATTAAGTCAGATGATAAGCTGGTCATGCTCAAGACGGAGGACATTATCCTGGCCGATATTAATCAGACAACCCTGATGATTTACAGTACCGAGGGCGTTTATACAACGATAGAAACGCTGACTCGTTTTCAAAATCGTCTCAATAGTCGCAATTTCATTCAGGTGTCGCGGCATGCAGTCATTAACATTGATCATCTGGAATCCTTGTCGGATAGCTTCTCGGGTAATATGACTGCCAAGCTGACCAATCAGCTCAAAACAGATGTCAGTCGCCGCTATGTCAAGCTACTTATGGACTATTTGGGAATTTAG
- a CDS encoding ABC transporter permease, whose translation MLMLIKRNFLLYFRNHSGVILSLFGAIIPFVLYLVFLKNNMKGSWSDSSHATDLLDFWLISGTLAVTALTTTLSAFSQQTEDRERKVTADLFITDLGQWGLRFSYLISAFVIGFVMQVFMFAVMLTYFILADKISFDWGLLPQLACLMLLNSLLASLLNALVVPYFKSVNSLGQYATVIGAASGFLVGTYIPIGTLPSLAQNLMKLTPSTYMASLFRQVLMKESLTEVFADQSQLQQEFEKLLGIRIEWQKLLTSQETYYIVGVVLTAVALLWLGQNWLLNRRMSFK comes from the coding sequence ATGTTAATGTTGATCAAACGAAATTTTTTACTCTATTTCCGCAATCATAGTGGGGTGATCCTCTCTCTCTTTGGAGCCATTATTCCCTTTGTGTTATATCTGGTTTTTCTAAAGAACAACATGAAAGGCTCTTGGTCAGACAGTAGCCATGCGACGGACTTGCTTGATTTCTGGTTGATTAGCGGAACGCTGGCGGTCACCGCCTTGACAACTACCCTATCAGCTTTTTCACAACAGACGGAAGACCGAGAAAGAAAGGTGACTGCCGACCTCTTTATCACAGATTTAGGGCAATGGGGCTTGCGATTTAGCTACTTAATCAGTGCCTTTGTGATTGGCTTTGTCATGCAAGTCTTCATGTTTGCTGTCATGCTAACCTACTTTATTCTAGCGGACAAGATTTCCTTTGACTGGGGGCTTCTTCCCCAGCTGGCCTGCCTTATGTTACTCAATAGCTTGCTGGCTAGTCTCCTCAATGCGCTAGTTGTTCCTTATTTCAAATCGGTGAATTCCTTGGGTCAATATGCAACGGTCATCGGTGCGGCCTCTGGTTTTCTAGTGGGAACCTATATTCCGATTGGGACTCTGCCCAGCCTTGCCCAAAATCTCATGAAGCTGACTCCTTCAACCTACATGGCTTCCCTTTTCAGACAAGTCCTGATGAAGGAGTCTCTGACTGAAGTTTTTGCGGACCAGAGTCAGCTCCAGCAAGAATTTGAGAAGCTCCTAGGTATCCGTATCGAATGGCAAAAGCTCTTGACAAGCCAAGAAACATACTATATAGTTGGAGTAGTGCTCACGGCAGTAGCCCTCCTCTGGCTAGGTCAAAATTGGCTGCTGAATAGACGGATGAGCTTCAAGTAA
- a CDS encoding ABC transporter permease, whose protein sequence is MFKLTSKLALSNLIKNRSLYYPFALATVLATAILYSFVSLAHSPNMETSYGGTAARMTLQFGIRVIQIAVLILITYANSFVMKNRSRELGVYSVLGMEKRHLLVMTFFELCVFYLATVGLGVLSGLALDKMLYAVLLKLMGLPVVLASTFQWQNVWITLASLGVAFAVILLLNSLRLLRHSSLNLMKEKKAGEKKGRFLLPQTLLGLLLMGVAYYMALTVTKPVAAIGNFFIAVLMVILATYLLFNAGSITLLQFLKKRKGYYYKTQNFISVSNLISRMRKNAAGLATISILSTMLLVTLVGTINIYVGGQDYITTLHPKDYNVSVVLPKSTDQTEALLDKVQQVAQETGLKKPNYTAYLYQSSFIMKLAGNDITVPMQGELNSDPSILTKSAGTITVINRQDYEKMTGKKIDLADDETLVYGKNVSLNKDQPLRVNGKDWKIKQILPSNFTHGKIPNPNDVAMEQGLYMVVNDSKAVGLDAAHHYYIGIASETKDSKKFVEQVQLALRDTLDQEQAQDGSYAMASDRHSAEKSYQELTGTLLFIGVFLSVIFLLGAVLVIYYKQISEGYEDRDGFIILQKVGLDEKQTRSTIRKQILTVFFLPLIFAFLHIAAVFHMLRLIVALLGVTNLPLLIQTTLATCGVFLLTYILVFLLTSRSYRKIVAR, encoded by the coding sequence ATGTTCAAACTAACGAGTAAACTGGCTTTATCAAATCTGATCAAAAATCGCAGTTTGTATTATCCATTTGCTTTGGCGACGGTACTGGCAACAGCGATTTTGTATAGTTTTGTCTCACTGGCTCATAGCCCCAATATGGAGACCTCTTATGGCGGTACAGCAGCTCGCATGACCCTGCAGTTTGGCATCCGAGTCATTCAGATTGCAGTGCTCATTCTCATTACTTATGCTAATAGCTTTGTTATGAAGAACCGCTCACGGGAGCTCGGGGTTTATAGCGTGCTGGGGATGGAAAAACGTCACCTGCTAGTCATGACCTTCTTTGAACTCTGCGTTTTTTATCTGGCTACGGTCGGTCTGGGGGTCTTGTCTGGCTTAGCTTTGGACAAGATGCTTTACGCAGTCCTTTTGAAATTGATGGGTCTACCAGTAGTCCTTGCCTCGACCTTCCAATGGCAAAATGTCTGGATAACTCTAGCTAGTCTGGGTGTCGCTTTTGCAGTGATATTGTTGCTCAATTCTTTACGCCTTCTACGCCATAGCTCTCTTAATCTAATGAAAGAAAAGAAAGCTGGCGAGAAGAAGGGACGCTTCCTTTTGCCGCAAACCTTGCTGGGGCTCCTGCTCATGGGTGTGGCTTATTACATGGCTTTGACCGTTACAAAACCTGTCGCTGCAATCGGCAATTTCTTTATAGCTGTGCTCATGGTTATCCTAGCAACTTATCTGCTTTTTAATGCAGGTTCGATTACACTCTTGCAATTTCTCAAAAAGCGCAAGGGCTACTACTATAAAACGCAGAATTTCATTTCTGTTTCCAATCTCATCTCGCGGATGCGTAAAAATGCAGCAGGCTTGGCAACCATTTCCATCTTGTCCACCATGCTCCTCGTGACTCTAGTTGGTACAATCAATATCTATGTTGGAGGTCAGGATTATATTACTACCTTGCATCCGAAGGATTATAATGTCAGCGTCGTCCTGCCGAAATCAACCGATCAGACGGAAGCACTGTTGGACAAGGTCCAGCAAGTCGCTCAGGAAACAGGTCTGAAGAAGCCAAACTATACTGCCTATCTTTATCAATCATCCTTCATCATGAAACTGGCTGGAAATGATATCACTGTTCCAATGCAAGGCGAGCTGAATTCGGATCCAAGTATCTTGACCAAGTCTGCTGGCACAATTACGGTCATCAATCGTCAGGATTATGAAAAAATGACAGGGAAAAAGATAGACTTGGCAGACGATGAAACTCTTGTCTATGGAAAAAATGTTTCCTTAAATAAGGACCAGCCTCTCCGAGTGAATGGCAAGGACTGGAAGATTAAGCAGATTTTACCGTCGAATTTCACGCATGGGAAAATCCCTAATCCAAACGATGTGGCCATGGAGCAGGGCCTCTATATGGTGGTCAATGATAGTAAAGCGGTTGGTCTTGATGCGGCTCATCACTACTACATTGGAATTGCTTCGGAGACTAAGGACAGTAAGAAATTTGTCGAGCAAGTCCAGCTGGCGTTGAGAGACACTTTGGATCAGGAACAGGCCCAAGATGGTAGCTACGCAATGGCCAGTGACCGTCATAGCGCAGAAAAGAGTTATCAGGAACTTACCGGAACCTTGCTCTTCATCGGTGTCTTCCTCTCCGTTATCTTCCTCCTAGGAGCTGTTCTCGTGATTTACTACAAGCAAATCTCTGAAGGCTATGAAGACCGTGATGGTTTTATTATCTTACAAAAAGTTGGTTTAGATGAAAAGCAGACCAGAAGTACCATTCGCAAGCAGATTTTGACTGTTTTCTTCCTACCTCTTATCTTTGCTTTTCTACATATAGCAGCAGTCTTTCATATGCTGCGCTTGATAGTTGCTCTATTAGGGGTGACCAATCTTCCTCTTTTAATCCAGACAACACTTGCAACTTGCGGCGTCTTCCTCCTGACCTATATTTTAGTATTCTTACTAACTTCCCGCAGTTACCGCAAGATTGTCGCCCGCTAA
- a CDS encoding ABC transporter ATP-binding protein, translating to MTLLDVQHVKKIYKTRFQGSQVEALKDIHFTVEKGEYVAIMGESGSGKSTLLNILAMLDKPTEGRVFLNGTDTATIKNSQASSFRREKLGFVFQDFNLLDTLSVKDNILLPLVLSRRPITEMMQKLVTTCNELGINKLQEKFPYEISGGQKQRVAVARAIITEPEILLADEPTGALDSKSSAALLDVFDDINDRGQTILMVTHSTSAASRAKRVLFIKDGILYNQIFRGNKTERQMFQEISDTLTVMASEVGDYVQTNE from the coding sequence ATGACCTTATTAGATGTACAACACGTGAAAAAGATTTATAAAACCCGTTTTCAGGGCAGTCAAGTAGAGGCGCTGAAGGACATTCACTTTACAGTGGAGAAAGGCGAATATGTGGCCATCATGGGAGAATCAGGCTCTGGGAAGTCCACCCTGCTCAATATCCTAGCCATGTTGGACAAGCCGACTGAGGGCCGCGTCTTTCTCAACGGAACTGACACAGCAACCATCAAGAACAGTCAGGCTTCCAGCTTTCGCCGAGAGAAATTAGGCTTTGTATTTCAGGATTTTAATCTGTTAGATACCCTGTCGGTCAAGGATAATATCCTCCTGCCTTTGGTGCTCTCGCGTCGTCCTATTACTGAGATGATGCAAAAGCTGGTGACGACCTGCAATGAGCTGGGGATTAACAAACTTCAAGAGAAGTTCCCTTATGAAATTTCTGGTGGTCAGAAGCAACGGGTTGCAGTAGCCCGTGCCATCATCACAGAGCCTGAGATTTTGCTGGCGGATGAGCCGACAGGAGCTTTGGATTCCAAGTCTTCAGCTGCTCTTTTGGATGTCTTTGACGATATCAATGACCGCGGCCAGACCATTCTCATGGTGACCCACTCGACTTCAGCTGCCAGTCGGGCCAAGCGGGTGCTATTTATCAAGGACGGGATTCTTTATAACCAAATCTTTCGCGGCAACAAGACCGAGCGGCAGATGTTCCAAGAAATTTCCGATACTCTGACAGTCATGGCAAGTGAGGTGGGCGATTATGTTCAAACTAACGAGTAA
- a CDS encoding TraX family protein: MKTRGLNAFQLKLFMAFLMVFDHIGKIPGLLPTGWDGIFHLLTRCVAAWFAFSAVEGFLHTRNRLAYNARLFIWAAIMQLGNSILTMLFHSKGIHLENNIFLSLACGVLVLNLVFGFSKNGEEVMDEKRYLRIGAAVLIGLAGVFLTEGGMTIIPLMLISYIFRNQPALRTLSYIVLTFLLFCLSIEIYPTMGATLSMMLYNSDWAFITVLPFLRLYNGERGYNGKWGKYFFYIFYPAHLWIIALIAYLVQR, translated from the coding sequence ATGAAAACAAGAGGATTAAATGCATTCCAACTCAAGCTTTTCATGGCCTTTTTAATGGTTTTTGATCATATTGGTAAGATTCCAGGGCTTTTGCCGACGGGCTGGGACGGGATTTTTCACCTGCTGACCCGCTGTGTAGCCGCTTGGTTTGCTTTTAGCGCAGTAGAAGGCTTTCTGCATACGCGTAATCGCTTGGCCTACAATGCACGCTTGTTTATCTGGGCGGCTATCATGCAGCTGGGCAATAGTATCCTGACCATGCTCTTTCATAGCAAGGGAATTCATCTTGAGAATAATATCTTTCTCAGCTTAGCCTGCGGCGTTCTAGTACTTAATCTTGTATTTGGTTTTTCCAAAAATGGTGAAGAGGTTATGGATGAGAAGCGCTATTTGCGGATTGGAGCAGCAGTCTTAATTGGTTTGGCAGGAGTTTTTTTGACAGAAGGTGGCATGACCATTATTCCTTTGATGCTGATTAGCTATATCTTCCGCAATCAGCCTGCCCTCAGAACTCTTTCTTACATTGTCTTGACTTTTCTACTCTTCTGTCTGAGCATTGAAATCTACCCAACCATGGGAGCGACCCTTTCGATGATGCTCTACAATTCAGACTGGGCCTTTATTACCGTCTTACCCTTCCTCCGTCTCTACAATGGCGAGCGAGGCTACAATGGCAAGTGGGGCAAGTATTTCTTTTATATCTTTTACCCAGCCCATCTCTGGATCATCGCACTGATTGCTTATCTGGTGCAGAGATAA
- a CDS encoding sensor histidine kinase, with protein sequence MDMQDKFFFLRHHLYSRRFILSLLLVIFSVMGMFAFIFEDGRSLLEYQLLLAFLLASFFLGMDLASAYKDYRNQLFYASGRPQTALEALLFEKLALLEMDKKNRAIEEREKLNDLMDYYTLWAHQIKTPIAASSLLVGEIEDKKVKNQLEQELFKIESYVNIVLQYLRLESFHEDLVLKKENVEDLVKEIVKKYAIFFIQKDLSLSLHDLDRTIITDKKWFVVILEQVLSNSLKYTSQGGIEIYFQEDTLYIKDSGLGIQDADLLRVFERGFSGYNGRLTQQSSGLGLYLSKKIADELGHQISIASQVGKGTTVMISFSEKKMIFE encoded by the coding sequence ATGGACATGCAGGATAAATTTTTCTTTTTGAGACACCATCTCTATTCTCGTCGCTTCATTTTGTCGCTCTTGTTAGTTATATTTTCGGTTATGGGGATGTTTGCCTTTATTTTCGAGGATGGGCGCAGTCTACTAGAGTATCAGCTGCTCTTAGCCTTCCTCCTCGCTAGCTTTTTCTTGGGAATGGATCTAGCTAGCGCCTATAAGGACTACCGCAACCAGCTCTTCTACGCCTCAGGTCGGCCTCAGACAGCCTTAGAGGCTCTCCTTTTTGAGAAACTGGCTCTTTTGGAAATGGATAAGAAGAACCGTGCGATTGAGGAGAGGGAGAAGTTAAATGACCTGATGGACTATTATACGCTCTGGGCTCATCAGATCAAGACGCCTATTGCGGCTAGTTCCTTGCTGGTTGGAGAGATTGAGGACAAGAAGGTCAAGAACCAGCTGGAGCAAGAGCTCTTTAAGATCGAGTCCTATGTCAATATCGTCTTGCAGTACCTTCGTTTGGAGAGTTTCCACGAGGATTTGGTCTTGAAAAAGGAAAATGTTGAAGATTTGGTCAAGGAGATTGTCAAGAAATATGCGATTTTCTTTATCCAAAAGGACCTGAGTCTCAGTCTGCATGATCTGGACCGAACCATCATCACAGATAAGAAATGGTTCGTCGTTATTTTGGAGCAAGTGCTGTCGAATAGTCTGAAATACACCAGTCAAGGCGGAATTGAAATTTATTTTCAGGAGGATACGCTTTATATCAAGGACAGCGGTCTGGGCATTCAGGATGCGGATTTGTTGCGGGTTTTCGAGCGAGGATTTTCGGGCTATAATGGCCGTTTGACCCAGCAGTCGTCTGGTTTGGGGCTTTATCTGTCCAAGAAAATCGCAGATGAGCTAGGGCACCAGATCAGCATCGCTTCGCAGGTCGGAAAGGGAACAACTGTCATGATTAGCTTTTCAGAGAAGAAGATGATATTTGAATAA
- a CDS encoding response regulator transcription factor translates to MHKILLVEDDAVIRQMIKKMLEQWGYQVVAIEDFMQVLTTFVKEEPQLVLMDIGLPLFNGYHWCQEIRKISTVPIMFLSSRDQSMDIVMAINMGADDYVTKPFDNNVFLAKVQGLLRRSYEFGTDQSLLEYQGVILNLKSMDLVYEGELVTLTKNEFQILRVLFEHSGSIVARDDLMKELWNSDFFIDDNTLSVNVARLRKKLEEHGLKYFIETKKGIGYGLTNGHAG, encoded by the coding sequence ATGCACAAGATTTTACTGGTCGAGGATGATGCGGTTATCCGTCAAATGATCAAAAAAATGCTGGAGCAGTGGGGCTATCAGGTTGTGGCGATTGAGGATTTCATGCAGGTTTTGACGACCTTTGTCAAGGAGGAGCCCCAGCTGGTGCTGATGGATATTGGTCTGCCCCTCTTTAACGGCTACCATTGGTGCCAGGAAATTCGGAAGATTTCGACGGTGCCAATTATGTTTCTATCTTCGCGCGACCAGTCCATGGATATCGTCATGGCCATCAATATGGGCGCAGATGACTATGTGACCAAGCCTTTTGATAATAATGTCTTTCTGGCAAAAGTTCAAGGCCTGCTGAGGCGATCGTATGAGTTTGGAACGGATCAAAGCCTTTTGGAATATCAGGGCGTGATTTTAAATCTTAAGTCCATGGATTTGGTCTATGAGGGCGAGCTTGTAACGTTGACCAAGAATGAATTTCAGATCTTGCGGGTGCTCTTTGAGCATTCCGGTAGTATCGTGGCGCGTGATGACTTGATGAAGGAGCTCTGGAACAGTGATTTCTTTATAGATGACAATACCTTGTCTGTCAATGTTGCCCGTTTGCGCAAGAAGCTGGAGGAGCACGGTCTGAAGTATTTCATTGAGACGAAAAAAGGGATAGGGTACGGTTTGACCAATGGACATGCAGGATAA
- a CDS encoding NRAMP family divalent metal transporter: protein MLEQTQTSTWQSKLKALGPGILMASAAVGGSHIVSSAQAGAKYGWALMGLVILANLFKYPFFRFGAEYTLETGHSLVEGYAQKGKVYLGIFFVLNVFSALVNTAGVGILCAAIIASAFPNALGLSITQWSLILIILIWAMLLFGGYKFLDGLAKWIMSALTFATVIAVIVAIIKHPEYGADFVEKTPWQMAALPFIVSLMGWMPAPIEISAINSLWTAEKGKSVNISVTDGLFDFNVGYIGTAILAIFFVAMGALIQYPTGQAVQDAGAAYIQQFVGMYASVLGDWTRILITFIAFLCIFGTVITVIDGYSRVNAESLRLLLNEEKTSQKNLHIWMTATAIIGGIIIYFFQGSVALMLRFAMIASFLTTPFFALLNYLLVTSENKHLGKWLKGLSILGLIFLFSFALFFIYAILIGKAY from the coding sequence ATGCTAGAACAAACTCAGACATCTACCTGGCAGTCAAAACTGAAAGCCCTCGGTCCCGGGATCCTCATGGCCTCTGCTGCTGTTGGTGGCTCTCACATTGTTTCCTCGGCTCAAGCAGGCGCCAAGTATGGCTGGGCTTTGATGGGACTGGTCATCTTGGCCAACCTCTTCAAATATCCCTTCTTCCGCTTCGGTGCTGAGTACACCTTAGAAACTGGTCATAGCCTGGTTGAAGGCTATGCTCAAAAAGGAAAAGTCTACTTGGGCATCTTCTTCGTTTTAAATGTCTTCTCCGCCTTGGTCAATACAGCAGGGGTCGGGATTCTCTGTGCTGCTATCATCGCCAGCGCCTTTCCAAATGCCCTTGGGCTCAGTATTACTCAATGGTCGCTGATTCTCATCATCCTGATCTGGGCAATGCTACTCTTTGGTGGCTACAAGTTCCTTGATGGCCTTGCCAAATGGATCATGTCCGCTCTAACCTTTGCAACCGTTATTGCGGTCATCGTTGCCATTATCAAGCATCCTGAGTACGGAGCAGACTTCGTTGAAAAGACACCTTGGCAGATGGCTGCCTTACCTTTCATCGTTTCTCTCATGGGCTGGATGCCAGCTCCAATCGAGATTTCAGCAATCAACTCCCTCTGGACTGCTGAGAAAGGAAAATCTGTTAATATCTCTGTCACGGACGGACTTTTTGACTTTAATGTTGGTTATATTGGAACGGCCATTCTGGCCATCTTCTTCGTCGCTATGGGCGCTCTTATCCAGTATCCAACTGGTCAAGCAGTTCAGGATGCTGGGGCTGCCTACATCCAGCAATTCGTTGGGATGTACGCATCTGTCCTTGGTGATTGGACACGGATTCTGATTACTTTCATTGCCTTTCTCTGTATCTTCGGTACCGTTATTACCGTTATCGATGGCTATTCTCGTGTAAACGCTGAATCCCTACGCCTCCTTCTCAATGAAGAGAAGACTTCTCAAAAAAATCTGCATATCTGGATGACAGCTACAGCCATTATCGGTGGCATTATCATCTACTTCTTCCAAGGTAGTGTGGCCCTCATGCTTCGTTTTGCCATGATTGCTTCCTTCCTGACGACTCCATTTTTTGCCCTTCTAAACTATCTCCTCGTTACGAGCGAAAATAAACATCTGGGTAAATGGCTAAAAGGTCTTTCCATCCTTGGTTTGATCTTCCTCTTTAGCTTCGCTTTATTCTTTATCTACGCCATCCTCATCGGTAAAGCTTACTAG
- a CDS encoding DUF2974 domain-containing protein yields the protein MGIIFDYLDQVAYDSIYDTPFNELDMLMLTEITYLPFDQIVSDQISPDCTCRLFEAAEKMPQDLSMLVTKNRLKLLEKVASSTRFKNIKLMGYVNDIDPDVQKQFAAMIFKIKPDSYVLTFRGTDDSIIGWKEDFHMTYMDQVPAQKTAVNYLRKAMDVLPGQFILTGHSKGGNLASYAASQIEPEYQERIQIIYSYDAPGLNHSVITSQGYQTISDKIKRYIPQGSIVGMMLETPKQAQIVKSTAIGGLAQHDTFTWQISDQTFVLLDNLNPDSLQVDKTLKNWVDSVSDEELKDFFDLFFGLILDAGISSINDLTKLENFNKILAVFENANALTDHEREMLTRLAKLLVDMRYQSWKDDINLLKPSKLVQEVKENLSEFTKNLPFTSNDPAQTDEPNEQ from the coding sequence ATGGGAATAATTTTTGATTACCTAGACCAAGTAGCTTACGACAGTATCTACGACACCCCCTTTAATGAACTGGATATGCTGATGCTGACGGAGATAACTTATCTGCCTTTTGACCAGATTGTGTCTGATCAGATATCCCCTGATTGTACTTGCCGCTTGTTTGAAGCTGCTGAAAAGATGCCCCAAGATTTGTCCATGTTGGTGACTAAAAATCGTCTGAAACTTTTAGAAAAGGTAGCTAGCTCAACCCGCTTCAAAAATATCAAGCTCATGGGCTATGTCAATGATATTGACCCTGATGTCCAAAAGCAGTTTGCAGCTATGATCTTCAAAATCAAGCCCGATAGTTATGTCCTGACCTTCCGCGGAACTGATGATTCCATTATTGGCTGGAAAGAGGACTTCCACATGACTTATATGGATCAGGTACCAGCTCAAAAAACGGCGGTCAATTATCTGCGAAAAGCCATGGATGTTCTGCCTGGTCAGTTCATCCTGACTGGTCACTCAAAGGGCGGAAATCTAGCCTCCTACGCTGCTAGTCAGATCGAGCCAGAATATCAAGAGCGGATTCAGATCATTTACAGCTATGATGCCCCTGGACTGAATCACTCGGTCATCACCAGTCAAGGCTACCAAACTATTTCAGACAAGATAAAGCGCTACATTCCGCAAGGCTCTATCGTCGGAATGATGCTCGAAACACCCAAGCAGGCTCAGATTGTCAAAAGTACAGCTATCGGCGGTCTGGCCCAGCACGATACCTTCACTTGGCAGATCAGTGACCAGACTTTTGTCCTACTGGACAACCTCAATCCAGACAGCCTTCAAGTAGATAAAACTCTGAAAAACTGGGTTGATAGCGTTTCTGATGAGGAATTAAAAGACTTTTTTGACCTCTTTTTCGGTCTCATCCTAGATGCTGGTATCAGCTCCATTAATGACCTCACCAAGCTGGAAAATTTCAACAAAATCTTAGCTGTTTTTGAAAATGCTAACGCCCTCACAGACCATGAGCGGGAAATGCTGACGCGATTAGCCAAACTACTGGTAGACATGCGCTACCAGTCTTGGAAAGACGACATAAACCTGCTGAAGCCTAGCAAACTTGTCCAAGAGGTCAAGGAAAATCTATCCGAATTCACTAAGAATCTTCCTTTCACAAGCAATGATCCCGCTCAAACAGATGAACCCAATGAGCAATAA